The following coding sequences lie in one Arabidopsis thaliana chromosome 3, partial sequence genomic window:
- the IVD gene encoding isovaleryl-CoA-dehydrogenase (isovaleryl-CoA-dehydrogenase (IVD); FUNCTIONS IN: isovaleryl-CoA dehydrogenase activity, ATP binding; INVOLVED IN: leucine catabolic process; LOCATED IN: mitochondrion, mitochondrial matrix; EXPRESSED IN: 23 plant structures; EXPRESSED DURING: 15 growth stages; CONTAINS InterPro DOMAIN/s: Acyl-CoA oxidase/dehydrogenase, type1/2, C-terminal (InterPro:IPR013764), Acyl-CoA oxidase/dehydrogenase, type 1 (InterPro:IPR006090), Acyl-CoA dehydrogenase/oxidase, N-terminal (InterPro:IPR013786), Acyl-CoA dehydrogenase/oxidase (InterPro:IPR009100), Acyl-CoA oxidase/dehydrogenase, central domain (InterPro:IPR006091), Acyl-CoA dehydrogenase, conserved site (InterPro:IPR006089), Acyl-CoA dehydrogenase/oxidase C-terminal (InterPro:IPR009075), Acyl-CoA dehydrogenase, N-terminal (InterPro:IPR006092); BEST Arabidopsis thaliana protein match is: acyl-CoA oxidase 4 (TAIR:AT3G51840.1); Has 45583 Blast hits to 45129 proteins in 2067 species: Archae - 559; Bacteria - 29477; Metazoa - 1687; Fungi - 835; Plants - 308; Viruses - 0; Other Eukaryotes - 12717 (source: NCBI BLink).), which translates to MQRFFSARSILGYAVKTRRRSFSSRSSSLLFDDTQLQFKESVSKFAQDNIAPHAERIDKTNSFPKDVNLWKLMGEFNLHGITAPEEYGGLGLGYLYHCIAMEEISRASGSVALSYGAHSNLCINQLVRNGTAAQKEKYLPKLISGEHVGALAMSEPNAGSDVVGMKCKAEKVDGGYILNGNKMWCTNGPSAETLVVYAKTDTKAGSKGITAFIIEKGMTGFSTAQKLDKLGMRGSDTCELVFENCFVPEENILDKEGKGVYVLMSGLDLERLVLAAGPLGIMQACLDNVLPYIRQREQFGRPVGEFQFIQGKVADMYTALQSSRSYVYSVARDCDNGKVDPKDCAGTILCAAERATQVALQAIQCLGGNGYINEYATGRLLRDAKLYEIGAGTSEIRRIVIGRELFKEE; encoded by the exons ATGCAGAGGTTTTTCTCCGCCAGATCGATTCTCGGTTACGCCGTCAAGACGCGGAGGAGGTCTTTCTCTTCTCGTTCTTCGTCTCTCCTATTCGACGACACTCAGTTACag TTTAAAGAAAGTGTATCCAAGTTTGCGCAAGATAATATCGCTCCTCATGCAGAAAGAATTGATAAAACTAATTCATTTCCAAAG GATGTAAACTTATGGAAGCTAATGGGTGAGTTTAATCTCCATGGAATCACTGCGCCAG AGGAATATGGAGGGCTAGGTCTTGGTTACTTGTATCATTGTATTGCAATGGAGGAAATCAGTCGGGCCTCGGGTTCAGTTGCTTTGTCTTATGGTGCTCATTCCAACCTTTGCATCAATCAATTG GTGAGGAATGGAACTGCAGCCCAAAAGGAAAAGTATTTGCCAAAG CTTATCAGTGGAGAGCATGTTGGTGCTCTTGCAATGAGTGAACCTAATg CTGGTTCAGATGTTGTTGGCATGAAATGCAAGGCTGAGAAGGTAGATGGTGGTTATATACTAAATGGCAACAAGATGTGGTGCACTAATGGTCCATCTGCTGAAACACTG GTTGTTTACGCGAAAACTGATACAAAAGCAGGTTCCAAAGGAATCACGGCTTTCATCATAGAGAAAGGAATGACCGG ATTCAGTACTGCTCAGAAATTGGACAAACTAGGAATGCGGGGAAGCGATAC GTGTGAGCTTGTTTTTGAGAATTGCTTCGTTCCAGAGGAAAATATTCTAGACAAGGAAGGAAAAG GAGTGTATGTTCTGATGTCAGGTCTGGATTTGGAGAGACTTGTTTTAGCAGCTGGGCCCTTAGGGATCATGCAGGCATGCCTCGACAATGTTCTTCCCTATATTCGCCAGAGAGAACAATTTGGTCGTCCAGTTGGGGAATTTCAGTTTATACAG GGTAAAGTTGCTGATATGTACACTGCATTACAATCTTCAAG GTCATACGTTTACTCTGTTGCGAGGGACTGTGACAATGGGAAAGTTGACCCAAAG GACTGCGCCGGAACTATTCTTTGTGCGGCCGAGAGAGCAACGCAGGTCGCTTTACAG GCGATACAATGTTTAGGCGGAAATGGATACATAAACGAATATGCAACAGGACGCCTTCTAAGAGATGCAAAGCTATATGAAATCGGTGCAGGGACAAGCGAGATCAGAAGGATTGTCATCGGTCGCGAGCTTTTCAAAGAAGAATAG